A part of Pararoseomonas sp. SCSIO 73927 genomic DNA contains:
- a CDS encoding 3-hydroxybutyryl-CoA dehydrogenase: MASDRIPVACLGAGRMGRGIAVQFAYAGHNVVLLDAKPRDPTAFAKLETEALAEIGAALRTLAELGLFDPAQADAILTRVRVAPDEQAPEILARAGLVFEGVPEILDLKRDILARASALMAPDAILASTTSTILVDDLSPAVADPARFLNAHWLNPAYIIPLVEVSPGRHTAPETVARLHAILESVGKVPVTCAATPGFIVPRLQTLAMNEAARMVEEGVASAEEIDKAVKYGFGFRFGVLGVLEFIDWGGGDILYHASRYLTGALGHERYRAPEVIERNMERGRIGLHTGQGFMDYSGLDLESYRRQRLGALVERLRAEGLAKPPVLPD, encoded by the coding sequence ATGGCTTCTGACCGCATCCCCGTCGCCTGCCTCGGCGCCGGCCGCATGGGCCGGGGCATCGCCGTGCAATTCGCCTATGCAGGCCACAACGTGGTGCTGCTGGACGCCAAGCCGCGCGATCCCACCGCCTTCGCGAAGCTGGAGACGGAAGCGCTGGCCGAGATCGGCGCAGCCCTCCGCACCCTGGCCGAACTCGGCCTCTTCGATCCCGCGCAGGCCGACGCCATCCTCACCCGCGTGCGCGTCGCACCGGACGAGCAGGCGCCGGAAATCCTCGCCCGCGCCGGCCTCGTCTTCGAGGGCGTGCCGGAAATCCTCGACCTAAAGCGCGACATCCTCGCCCGCGCCTCCGCCCTGATGGCACCCGACGCCATCCTGGCCTCCACCACCTCCACGATCCTGGTGGACGACCTCTCCCCCGCCGTCGCGGACCCCGCGCGCTTCCTGAACGCGCACTGGCTCAACCCCGCCTACATCATTCCCCTCGTCGAGGTCTCACCCGGCCGCCACACCGCGCCGGAGACGGTCGCGCGCCTGCACGCCATTCTCGAATCCGTTGGCAAAGTCCCAGTCACCTGCGCCGCCACCCCCGGCTTCATCGTCCCGCGCCTGCAAACGCTCGCGATGAACGAGGCCGCGCGCATGGTGGAGGAAGGCGTCGCCAGCGCCGAGGAGATCGACAAGGCCGTCAAGTACGGCTTCGGCTTCCGCTTCGGCGTCCTCGGCGTGCTGGAGTTCATCGACTGGGGCGGTGGCGACATCCTCTACCACGCCAGCCGCTATCTCACCGGCGCCCTCGGCCATGAGCGCTACCGCGCCCCGGAGGTGATCGAGCGCAACATGGAGAGGGGCCGGATCGGCCTTCACACCGGCCAGGGTTTCATGGATTATTCCGGCCTGGATCTCGAATCCTATCGCCGCCAACGCCTCGGCGCGCTGGTGGAGAGACTGCGGGCCGAAGGGCTCGCCAAACCGCCCGTGCTGCCGGACTGA
- a CDS encoding NAD/NADP octopine/nopaline dehydrogenase family protein — translation MTLRIAVLGGGNGSFAAAGDMALNGHEVRLWRRDAEAVAAHKAQGGTISVKDAKGTHEARLALVTTDIAEAVRGAALILCPAPATAQADIARLLAPVLEDGQVVFLPPGTLGTVLMARALHEIGRKPRGAFAETGTLPWLARKHGPHQVAITTRATRLPTGVFPLDAAGHALAVIGQAFPGAIEPCGDALSGALMNAGAIIHPPLIIMNAGPLEHFEKWDIHNEGTVPAIRRTTDALDAERIAVREALGYGAPHFPLAHHYAKEGEEWMYGRASHDRLTESGDWREKIILTQHRYMMEDLRLGLSLIISAAELAGVPTPLARAFSSIGAAIRGDMPDHSGRTLADAGLGGLDRAGIDRVLKHGF, via the coding sequence ATGACGCTTCGCATCGCCGTCCTCGGGGGCGGCAACGGCTCCTTCGCCGCCGCCGGCGACATGGCCCTGAACGGCCACGAGGTCCGCCTGTGGCGGCGCGACGCGGAGGCGGTGGCCGCGCACAAGGCGCAGGGCGGCACGATCTCCGTGAAGGACGCCAAGGGAACCCACGAGGCCCGCCTCGCCCTCGTCACCACCGACATTGCGGAAGCGGTGCGCGGCGCAGCCCTGATCCTCTGCCCCGCCCCCGCCACCGCGCAGGCCGACATAGCCCGCCTGCTGGCCCCGGTGCTGGAGGATGGCCAGGTCGTCTTTCTGCCGCCGGGAACCCTCGGCACCGTGCTGATGGCCCGCGCCCTCCACGAAATCGGCCGCAAGCCCCGCGGTGCCTTCGCCGAAACCGGCACCCTGCCCTGGCTGGCCCGCAAGCACGGCCCGCATCAGGTCGCCATCACCACCCGCGCCACGCGCCTGCCCACGGGCGTCTTCCCGCTGGACGCCGCGGGCCACGCCCTGGCCGTGATTGGCCAGGCCTTCCCCGGTGCCATCGAGCCCTGCGGCGACGCCCTGTCCGGCGCGCTGATGAACGCGGGCGCCATCATCCACCCGCCCCTCATCATCATGAACGCCGGCCCGCTCGAGCACTTCGAGAAGTGGGACATCCACAACGAGGGCACCGTCCCCGCCATCCGCCGCACCACGGACGCGCTGGACGCCGAGCGCATCGCGGTTCGCGAGGCCCTGGGCTACGGCGCCCCGCACTTTCCCCTCGCCCACCACTACGCGAAGGAGGGTGAGGAGTGGATGTACGGCCGCGCCAGCCATGACCGACTGACGGAATCCGGCGACTGGCGCGAGAAGATCATCCTCACGCAGCACCGCTACATGATGGAGGACCTGCGCCTCGGCCTCTCCCTCATCATCTCCGCCGCCGAGCTGGCCGGCGTGCCCACCCCGCTGGCCCGCGCTTTCTCCTCCATCGGTGCCGCCATCCGGGGCGACATGCCGGACCATTCCGGCCGCACCCTGGCCGATGCCGGGTTGGGCGGGCTGGATCGCGCCGGGATCGACCGGGTGCTGAAGCATGGCTTCTGA
- a CDS encoding AMP-binding protein — MTNLATLIDRNAAFAPAKTALRFEGAAISYAEFSAMIARAAHALRVDHGVRPGDRVAVLATNHPVYLALLYACARLGAILLPLNWRLAVPELRYILDHAEARLCFVEPAFAATLAEAAPDLPAIPLHIPAGDADAECPGTLEDPLLLVYTSGTTGRPKGALLRQEALFHNAVMSHHLHGMTAEDHILSALPFFHVGGLNIQTTPALQAGATVTIHARFAPDTALESIARDRPTLLLTVPAVIRALLAAPGWADADLSSLRAISTGSEPVHQALIDAVTVRGVPLLQVYGATESCPIAVYTRLGGDLSRGTSTGLPGLLCEAKVADDSGRELPHGTPGEVLLRGRNLFTGYWRDEAATAACTIDGWYRTGDIATRDADGYFTVHDRKKNMIISGGENIYPAELERVLLEHPDVAEAAVLGAPDPKWQEVPVAFLVLRAGCTVDADGVRAHVAARLARFKVPRDVIFTDALPRTALGKVRHFELRPLVGTPA, encoded by the coding sequence GTGACGAACCTCGCCACCCTCATCGACCGCAACGCCGCCTTCGCCCCCGCCAAGACCGCCCTGCGCTTCGAAGGGGCGGCGATCTCCTACGCCGAGTTCTCCGCCATGATCGCGCGTGCCGCCCACGCGCTGCGCGTGGACCACGGCGTGCGGCCCGGCGACCGCGTGGCGGTGCTGGCCACCAACCATCCCGTCTATCTCGCCCTGCTCTACGCCTGCGCCCGGCTCGGCGCGATCCTGCTGCCGCTGAACTGGCGCCTCGCCGTGCCGGAACTGCGCTACATCCTCGATCATGCCGAAGCCCGCCTCTGCTTCGTGGAGCCCGCCTTCGCGGCGACGCTCGCCGAGGCCGCGCCGGACCTTCCGGCCATCCCGCTGCACATCCCCGCAGGCGACGCGGACGCGGAATGCCCCGGCACGCTCGAAGACCCTCTGCTGCTCGTCTACACCTCCGGCACCACCGGCCGCCCGAAGGGCGCGCTGCTGCGGCAAGAAGCCCTGTTCCACAACGCGGTGATGAGCCACCACCTGCACGGCATGACGGCGGAGGACCACATCCTCTCCGCCCTGCCCTTCTTCCATGTCGGCGGCCTGAACATCCAGACCACGCCCGCCCTGCAGGCCGGCGCCACCGTCACGATCCACGCCCGCTTCGCGCCCGACACGGCGCTGGAGAGCATCGCGAGGGACCGCCCCACCCTCCTCCTCACCGTTCCCGCCGTGATCCGCGCCCTGCTGGCCGCACCAGGCTGGGCGGATGCCGACCTCTCCTCCCTCCGCGCCATCTCCACCGGCTCCGAACCCGTCCACCAGGCGCTGATCGATGCCGTCACCGTCCGCGGCGTGCCGTTGCTGCAAGTGTACGGCGCGACGGAAAGCTGCCCCATCGCCGTCTACACGCGCCTCGGCGGCGATCTCTCCCGCGGCACCTCCACCGGCCTCCCCGGCCTGCTCTGCGAGGCCAAGGTGGCCGACGACAGCGGCCGCGAGCTCCCCCACGGCACCCCCGGCGAAGTCCTTCTGCGCGGCCGCAACCTTTTCACCGGCTACTGGCGTGACGAGGCAGCGACGGCGGCCTGCACCATCGACGGCTGGTACCGCACCGGCGACATCGCCACGCGCGACGCGGACGGCTACTTCACCGTGCACGACCGCAAGAAGAATATGATCATCTCCGGCGGCGAGAACATCTACCCCGCCGAGCTGGAGCGCGTGCTGCTGGAGCACCCGGACGTGGCGGAGGCTGCCGTCCTCGGCGCCCCCGACCCGAAGTGGCAGGAGGTGCCGGTGGCCTTCCTCGTCCTCCGCGCTGGCTGCACGGTAGATGCAGATGGTGTCCGCGCCCACGTCGCCGCCCGCCTCGCCCGCTTCAAGGTGCCGCGGGACGTGATCTTCACCGATGCCCTGCCCCGGACCGCCCTCGGCAAGGTCCGGCACTTCGAGCTGCGCCCCCTGGTCGGAACCCCCGCATGA
- a CDS encoding acyl-CoA dehydrogenase family protein: MDTLTADTAQDEPIFAPEAFNLTPQQAELTARARRFGKAVLAPRAPIWDREARFPLDNFRDMHGEGLLGICVPREDGGEGADFTTYCLTAAELGRYCGATALSWNMHVCSTLWSGLLSEDLEMSEADRAAHRARRSAHYRRIIETGAVYSQPFSEGGAAAAGAVAFGTEARPVEGGYIVNGKKIFASLSGAADYYGILCTEKTGEERGSRRDTLYLAVPASAPGVSVVGDWDPLGMRGTVSRTLLLKDVFVPEESMLMPRGVYFQAAGRWPHMFMTLTPTYMGLAQAAYDFTVAYLRGEVPGTPPVKRRMFPTKQIAVAEMRVMLEQTKALWFQAVREARPDPTREQVMRAYAAQHTVMENANALATKAIRTCGGQSMLKSLPLERIYRDSRCGSLMLPWTAEICIDRLGRETLYKPGEKDD; encoded by the coding sequence ATGGACACCCTGACCGCCGACACCGCGCAGGACGAACCGATCTTCGCGCCGGAGGCCTTCAACCTCACGCCGCAGCAGGCCGAGTTGACCGCACGCGCCCGCCGCTTCGGCAAGGCCGTGCTGGCGCCCCGCGCCCCGATCTGGGATCGCGAGGCGCGTTTCCCGCTCGACAACTTCCGCGACATGCACGGGGAAGGCCTGCTCGGCATCTGCGTCCCGCGCGAGGATGGCGGGGAAGGCGCGGACTTCACCACCTACTGCCTCACCGCCGCGGAGCTCGGCCGCTATTGCGGCGCCACGGCGCTGTCCTGGAACATGCACGTCTGCTCCACCCTCTGGTCCGGCCTGCTGAGCGAGGATCTGGAGATGAGCGAGGCGGACCGCGCCGCCCACCGCGCGCGCCGCTCCGCCCACTACCGCCGCATCATCGAGACAGGTGCCGTCTATTCTCAGCCCTTCTCCGAGGGCGGCGCGGCAGCCGCCGGCGCTGTCGCCTTCGGCACGGAAGCGCGGCCGGTCGAGGGCGGCTACATCGTCAACGGCAAGAAGATCTTCGCCAGCCTCTCCGGCGCCGCCGACTACTACGGCATCCTCTGCACGGAGAAGACCGGCGAGGAGCGGGGCAGTCGCCGCGACACCCTCTACCTCGCCGTGCCCGCGAGCGCGCCCGGCGTCTCCGTGGTGGGGGACTGGGACCCGCTGGGCATGCGCGGCACCGTCTCCCGCACGCTGCTGCTGAAGGATGTCTTCGTCCCCGAGGAATCCATGCTGATGCCGCGCGGCGTCTACTTCCAGGCCGCCGGCCGCTGGCCGCACATGTTCATGACGTTGACGCCCACCTACATGGGCCTCGCCCAGGCCGCCTACGATTTCACCGTCGCCTACCTGCGCGGCGAGGTTCCCGGCACCCCGCCCGTGAAGCGCCGCATGTTCCCCACGAAGCAGATCGCGGTGGCAGAGATGCGCGTGATGCTGGAGCAGACCAAGGCCTTGTGGTTCCAGGCCGTGCGGGAAGCCCGCCCCGATCCCACGCGGGAGCAGGTGATGCGCGCCTACGCCGCCCAACACACGGTGATGGAGAACGCCAATGCCCTGGCCACCAAGGCCATCCGCACCTGCGGCGGGCAGTCCATGCTGAAGTCCCTGCCGCTGGAGCGCATCTACCGCGACAGCCGCTGCGGCTCCCTCATGCTGCCCTGGACCGCCGAGATCTGCATCGACCGCCTGGGCCGCGAAACCCTCTATAAGCCGGGCGAGAAGGACGATTAG
- a CDS encoding alpha/beta hydrolase encodes MTAVVMLHGIGAGARLFEPQRAVLAARGLDPVPLDFPGYGTRPPVDAMDFEGLAADVEAAIAERGLDRPVLLGHSMGGMVVQTLLRCRPDAYAAAILCATSPAFGNPSGEFQQKFVAARMKPLDEGRTMADMAPETFAALVGPRGASTPWRDHAIAVLGETPAPTFRAAVRCLVTFDERASLGAIRIPTLLLAGEADTNAPAPVMERMAGKIPGAEYRCMAGIGHLPNIEAPEEFDAIILDFLDRNLKGSA; translated from the coding sequence ATGACAGCAGTCGTGATGCTTCACGGGATCGGCGCCGGCGCGCGGCTTTTCGAGCCGCAGCGCGCCGTCCTCGCCGCCCGCGGCCTGGACCCGGTTCCGCTGGACTTCCCGGGCTACGGCACCCGCCCGCCCGTGGACGCCATGGATTTCGAGGGGCTGGCGGCGGACGTGGAAGCCGCGATCGCGGAGCGCGGCCTGGACCGCCCCGTCCTCCTCGGCCACTCCATGGGCGGCATGGTCGTGCAGACCCTGCTGCGCTGCCGCCCGGATGCCTATGCCGCCGCGATCCTCTGCGCCACCAGCCCGGCCTTTGGGAACCCGTCCGGCGAGTTCCAGCAGAAGTTCGTCGCCGCCCGCATGAAGCCGCTGGATGAGGGCCGGACCATGGCCGACATGGCGCCCGAGACCTTCGCCGCCCTGGTCGGCCCGCGCGGCGCCAGCACGCCCTGGCGCGACCACGCCATCGCCGTCCTCGGCGAGACACCCGCCCCGACCTTCCGCGCCGCCGTGCGCTGCCTCGTCACCTTCGACGAGCGCGCCTCGCTCGGCGCCATCCGCATCCCAACCCTCCTCCTGGCCGGGGAAGCGGACACCAACGCCCCCGCCCCCGTCATGGAGCGCATGGCCGGGAAGATCCCGGGCGCCGAGTACCGCTGCATGGCCGGCATCGGCCACCTGCCGAACATCGAGGCGCCGGAGGAGTTCGACGCCATCATCCTCGATTTCCTCGACCGCAACCTGAAGGGGAGCGCGTGA
- a CDS encoding MarR family transcriptional regulator has protein sequence MEAPVAFTENYLPYLLARASYEVSSTFHASLKGWDLSVPEWRVLACLSDINGLGVGQLAAMALMKQPSMTKVLDRMEADGLVRRRSTREDRRRVLIHLTSKGRARVKPVLEAARAHQDQRLAPLGEEERALILRALRLLIGEDEEGAPEVLSRVSARGG, from the coding sequence ATGGAAGCCCCCGTGGCCTTCACCGAGAACTACCTGCCCTATCTTCTCGCCCGGGCCAGCTATGAGGTGTCCTCTACGTTCCATGCCTCGCTGAAGGGGTGGGACCTTTCCGTGCCGGAGTGGCGGGTGCTGGCCTGCCTTTCCGATATCAATGGCCTGGGCGTGGGGCAGCTGGCCGCGATGGCACTGATGAAGCAGCCCAGCATGACGAAGGTGCTGGACCGGATGGAGGCCGACGGGCTCGTGCGCCGTCGATCCACGCGCGAGGACCGGCGGCGGGTGCTGATCCACCTGACATCCAAGGGGCGCGCGCGCGTGAAGCCGGTGCTGGAAGCGGCGCGGGCCCACCAGGACCAACGGCTGGCCCCGCTGGGCGAGGAGGAGCGGGCGCTGATCCTGCGCGCGCTGCGCCTGCTGATCGGCGAGGATGAGGAAGGGGCGCCGGAAGTCCTGTCCCGCGTCTCGGCACGCGGGGGATGA
- a CDS encoding SDR family oxidoreductase: protein MSEAASPRHAVVTGVSSGIGAAIAARLLREGWQVTGISRSAPGATDPRFTHRAADLSDPAGLEAALDGLAPRALVHAAGLLRTNPLGSLKPGDGQAMWRLHVEATERLADRLLPAMPDGGRMVLIGSRTATGAPGRSQYAASKAAMLALARSWAAELAPRGITVNVVAPAATETPMLRDPARAGVPPRVPPIGRFIRPEEVAALVAFLLSEEAGAITGQGITVCGGSSL, encoded by the coding sequence ATGTCCGAAGCCGCTTCCCCCCGCCACGCCGTCGTCACCGGCGTTTCCTCCGGCATCGGGGCCGCCATCGCGGCGCGGCTGCTGCGGGAGGGATGGCAGGTGACGGGAATCAGCCGCTCTGCCCCGGGCGCCACCGATCCCCGCTTCACTCATCGTGCCGCCGACCTGTCCGATCCGGCGGGGCTTGAGGCGGCGCTGGACGGGCTGGCGCCGCGCGCCCTGGTCCATGCGGCCGGGCTGCTGCGGACCAACCCGCTCGGCTCCCTCAAGCCGGGGGACGGGCAGGCCATGTGGCGGCTTCATGTGGAGGCGACGGAGCGCCTGGCGGACCGGCTTCTGCCCGCCATGCCCGATGGCGGGCGGATGGTGCTGATCGGCAGCCGCACGGCCACGGGCGCGCCGGGGCGCAGCCAGTACGCCGCCAGCAAGGCCGCCATGCTCGCCCTGGCGCGGTCCTGGGCGGCGGAGCTGGCGCCGCGGGGCATCACCGTGAACGTGGTGGCGCCGGCGGCCACCGAGACGCCGATGCTGCGCGACCCCGCCCGCGCCGGGGTGCCGCCCCGCGTGCCGCCGATCGGGCGCTTCATCCGGCCGGAGGAGGTGGCGGCGCTGGTGGCCTTCCTTCTCTCGGAGGAGGCGGGGGCGATCACGGGGCAGGGGATCACGGTCTGCGGCGGCAGTTCCCTTTAG
- a CDS encoding IclR family transcriptional regulator C-terminal domain-containing protein yields the protein MAGEEEVSPAANPKNLVQSAAKVFAVLRAFGADLPELTVTEVAARAGLDRGTAFRLIHTLIALNYLRAVPGTRRFRLTLRCLELGFAALSANDLPGHAEPLLRELVPSVADAGSLGVIEGGEVIYLQRVQHGLERSGLVRRPGTRVGAYATALGHAVLAWLPRHRQVEHLEGVERVMLSERTVTDLDALLGRLEAVRRQGYAVSDGENAYGLRTIAAPVLGVDGMPLAGVSLTIGAARQPIDAFVETALPHLRRLTDELTEGVRLSLGAIGVRRAG from the coding sequence ATGGCCGGAGAGGAGGAGGTTTCGCCCGCGGCGAACCCGAAGAACCTCGTCCAATCCGCCGCCAAGGTCTTCGCGGTGCTGCGCGCCTTCGGGGCCGACCTGCCGGAGCTGACCGTCACCGAGGTGGCGGCTCGGGCCGGGCTGGATCGCGGCACCGCCTTCCGCCTGATCCACACGCTCATCGCCCTGAACTATCTGCGCGCCGTGCCGGGCACGCGGCGCTTCCGCCTGACGCTGCGCTGCCTGGAACTCGGCTTCGCCGCCCTTTCCGCCAACGACCTGCCCGGCCATGCCGAGCCGCTTCTGCGGGAATTGGTGCCGAGCGTGGCCGATGCCGGGTCGCTGGGCGTGATCGAAGGGGGCGAGGTGATCTACCTGCAGCGCGTGCAGCACGGGCTGGAGCGCAGCGGGCTGGTGCGCCGCCCCGGCACGCGGGTGGGCGCCTATGCCACCGCGCTGGGTCACGCCGTGCTCGCCTGGCTGCCGCGGCACCGGCAGGTGGAACACCTGGAGGGCGTGGAGCGCGTGATGCTCTCCGAGCGCACCGTGACCGACTTGGACGCCCTGCTCGGCCGGCTGGAGGCCGTGCGGCGCCAGGGCTACGCCGTGTCCGACGGCGAGAACGCCTATGGCCTCCGCACCATCGCCGCCCCCGTGCTGGGGGTGGATGGGATGCCGCTGGCGGGCGTCAGCCTCACCATCGGCGCCGCGCGCCAGCCGATCGATGCTTTCGTTGAAACTGCCCTTCCCCATCTCCGCCGCCTGACCGACGAGCTGACGGAGGGCGTGCGCCTTTCGCTCGGTGCCATCGGCGTGCGGCGGGCCGGATAG
- a CDS encoding iron-containing alcohol dehydrogenase, whose protein sequence is MPEIHSPIELLRPPRIEFGSGTLSALAPWVAERGLKRVLVVADAFNAGRVDLLGLPGEVHVFGEVKPEPDLPNLEKVLAMAEAVKPDLVIGYGGGSAMDLAKLVAVLPGSGQTLHDVVGPEKVRGRSVALVQIPTTAGTGSEGGTRSLVTDPATQNKLAVQSRHMLADFAVVDPDLTMTVPPAVTAATGVDAMAHCTEAFTSRKAHPIIDLYALEGIRLVGKYLGRAVKDGSDKEARAGLALASMYGGFCLGPVNTTAGHAVAYPLGTRHHIPHGLACALIFPHTLAHNAPAVPEKTALVLEALGLPASTDPKAVLEGTHAFCERLGVEMRLSRLNVPRGDLGTMATEAHAIRRLLDNNPRDLSRDEILAMYEAAY, encoded by the coding sequence ATGCCCGAGATCCACAGCCCCATCGAGCTTCTCCGCCCGCCGCGCATCGAGTTCGGCTCCGGCACCCTTTCCGCCCTGGCCCCCTGGGTGGCGGAGCGCGGGCTGAAGCGCGTGCTGGTGGTGGCCGATGCCTTCAATGCCGGGCGCGTGGACCTGCTGGGCCTGCCCGGTGAGGTGCACGTCTTCGGCGAGGTGAAGCCGGAGCCCGACCTGCCGAACCTGGAGAAGGTGCTGGCGATGGCGGAGGCGGTGAAGCCCGACCTCGTCATCGGCTATGGCGGCGGCAGCGCCATGGACTTGGCGAAGCTGGTGGCGGTGCTGCCGGGCAGCGGGCAGACGCTGCACGACGTGGTCGGCCCGGAGAAGGTACGCGGGCGCAGCGTTGCCCTGGTGCAGATCCCCACCACGGCGGGCACGGGCAGCGAAGGCGGCACGCGCTCCCTCGTGACCGACCCGGCCACGCAGAACAAGCTGGCGGTGCAGAGCCGGCACATGCTGGCCGACTTCGCCGTGGTCGATCCCGACCTGACCATGACCGTGCCGCCGGCCGTGACGGCCGCGACCGGCGTGGACGCCATGGCGCACTGCACGGAGGCCTTCACCAGCAGGAAGGCGCACCCGATCATCGATCTTTACGCCCTGGAGGGCATCCGCTTGGTCGGGAAGTATCTCGGCCGCGCGGTGAAGGACGGGTCCGACAAGGAGGCGCGCGCCGGACTGGCACTCGCCTCCATGTATGGCGGCTTCTGCCTGGGCCCCGTGAACACCACGGCGGGCCATGCCGTGGCCTATCCGCTGGGTACGCGCCACCACATCCCGCACGGCCTGGCCTGCGCGCTGATCTTCCCGCACACCCTGGCGCACAACGCCCCCGCCGTGCCGGAGAAGACGGCGCTGGTGCTGGAGGCGCTGGGCCTGCCCGCCTCCACCGACCCGAAGGCGGTGCTGGAAGGCACCCACGCCTTCTGTGAGCGGCTGGGCGTGGAGATGCGCCTGTCCCGCCTCAACGTGCCGCGCGGCGACCTCGGCACCATGGCCACGGAGGCCCACGCCATCCGACGCCTGCTGGACAACAACCCCCGCGACCTGAGCCGGGACGAGATCCTGGCCATGTACGAGGCCGCCTACTGA
- a CDS encoding exo-alpha-sialidase produces MSAAVSPPPDFSANGKLAPHPGDAARVETFIPHATVQSHAANLTYLPNGDIACVWFGGTQEGVPDISVQFSRLAKGSDTWTQPEQLSDDPARSEQNPLLFPAPDGTLWLIWTAQISGNQDTAIVHCRKSRDSGHSWGPIETLFGPREDGGTFMRQPMVVLENGDWLLPIWVCLTTPGKKWVGDKDYSAVKISSDQGRTWTEVAVPESEGCVHMSVLDMKDGGLVAFYRSRWADNVYVSRSTDLGRTWTAPERTELPNNNSSVQAVRLANGHIGMVYNESSAADAKERRTSLYDDIEGDEGDDRAEPVPVEGVRSTFWGVPRAPMTLAISADGGRTWPYRRNLETGDGYCMTNNSRDKVNREFSYPTIMQSPDGALHIAYTYYRQAIKYVRVAESWTGAPA; encoded by the coding sequence ATGTCCGCCGCCGTCAGCCCCCCGCCCGACTTCAGCGCCAACGGAAAGCTCGCGCCGCATCCCGGCGACGCCGCGCGGGTGGAGACCTTCATCCCCCACGCCACCGTGCAGAGCCACGCGGCGAACCTGACCTACCTGCCGAACGGCGACATCGCCTGCGTGTGGTTCGGCGGGACGCAGGAGGGGGTGCCGGATATTTCCGTGCAGTTCTCCCGCCTCGCCAAGGGCAGCGACACCTGGACCCAGCCGGAGCAGCTCTCGGACGACCCGGCGCGCTCCGAGCAGAACCCGCTGCTCTTCCCCGCGCCGGACGGCACGCTGTGGCTGATCTGGACAGCGCAGATCAGCGGCAATCAGGACACGGCCATCGTTCACTGCCGCAAGTCCCGCGACAGCGGCCATTCCTGGGGCCCGATCGAGACGCTGTTCGGCCCGCGCGAGGATGGCGGCACCTTCATGCGCCAGCCGATGGTGGTGCTGGAGAACGGCGACTGGCTGCTTCCGATCTGGGTCTGCCTGACTACCCCTGGGAAGAAGTGGGTGGGGGACAAGGACTACAGCGCGGTGAAGATCTCCTCCGACCAGGGCAGGACCTGGACCGAGGTGGCAGTGCCGGAGAGCGAGGGCTGCGTCCACATGTCCGTGCTGGACATGAAGGACGGAGGCCTTGTCGCCTTCTACCGCAGCCGATGGGCGGACAACGTCTATGTCTCCCGCTCCACCGACCTCGGGCGGACATGGACGGCGCCGGAGCGGACGGAGCTGCCGAACAACAACTCCTCCGTGCAGGCCGTGCGGCTGGCCAATGGCCATATCGGCATGGTGTACAACGAGAGCAGCGCGGCGGACGCGAAGGAGCGCCGCACCTCGCTCTACGACGATATCGAGGGCGATGAGGGCGACGACCGCGCGGAGCCCGTGCCGGTGGAGGGCGTGCGCAGCACCTTCTGGGGCGTGCCCCGCGCGCCGATGACGCTGGCGATCTCCGCCGATGGCGGCCGCACCTGGCCCTACCGCCGGAACCTGGAAACGGGCGACGGCTATTGCATGACGAACAACTCGCGGGACAAGGTGAACCGCGAGTTCTCCTACCCGACCATCATGCAGTCGCCGGATGGGGCGCTGCACATCGCCTACACCTACTACCGACAGGCCATCAAATACGTCCGCGTGGCCGAGAGCTGGACCGGAGCACCCGCATGA